In Acidobacteriota bacterium, the DNA window GAACGCCCGGAAACGGAACAAGGAATCCTTGTTCATTATCAAGATCGGAAATTCCGGCGAATCGCCCCCCGCCGCGCCGCCGGTTGCGGTAGAATCCACGGGAGCACCGGATCGGGGTTTCCATGCGTGTTTTGATCTTCCGCCTTCTCCTTGCGTCCCTCTGCCTGGGACCGGCCTCCGCGCTGCCGGCCCGCGACCTGCGCGAGGCGCGCTTCGTCGAAAGGGCCCGGGAGGGGTTCGCCCACATCTTCAACCAGGACTACGCCCCGGCCCGGGACCTTTTCCTCGCCCTCGAGAGGGAATACCCCGCCCACCCGGCGCCCCCCCTCTACCTGGCCTCGATCCGCTGGATGGAGGAGATGGCGCGGCGGCAGGACCTCACGCTCCACCGCTTCGTGTCCGCCTCCCATTTCGCCGCGAAGACCGACCTGGTCATGCCGGAGGGGGAACGGGCGGCGTTCCTCGGCGAAATCTCCAGGAGCGAGAACCTCGCCGCGGCCATCCTGGAGCCGTCGCCCGGGGACCGGGACGCGCGCTACTACCTGGCCACCGCGGCCGGGCTGCGCGCCTCCTTCGCCATCACGATCGATCACTCCCTGCGCGAGGCCTTCCGCAGCGGCCGGAAAGCCTACGGCCTCGCCAGGGGATTGATCGGGGAGGACCCCGCCTATTACGACGCCTACCTGATCACCGGGGTCTACGAGTACATCGCCTGCAGCGTCCCCTGGTACGTGAAGTGGATGACGGTCGTCATCGGACTGGGCGGCGACCGGGAGCTGGGGATGGAACACGTCCGGCTGGCCTCGGAAAAGGGGACGGTCGCCCGCGACGAGGCCTCCCTGATCCGGATGATCCTCGAAGTCCGCGAAAAGCGCTACGCCGAGGGGCTGAAGATCGCCCGCGCCCTGCACGGGAAATTCCCCAGGAGCTTTCTCCTGGCCCTCAGCGTGGCGCAGATCGAGCAGCTGGCGGGGATGAGGGAGGAGGCGGCGCGGACGTTCGTGCGGATCGAGCGGCAGGTGGAGCAGGGGCGGCCCAATTTCGACCGGATCCCCCTCGGGGAGTTCCGGTTCCACCTCGCCACCCAGCTGATGCACATGGAGCGGCACGACCTGGCCGCGGAGCGGTTCCGGCTCTGCCTCGCCGACCCGCTGACCGGGACGGAGGAAAAGGCCCTCTCCCACCTCTCGCTCGGGAAGATCCACCTCTGGCTGCACCGGCCGGCGGCGGCGGAGCGGGAACTGAGGGCCGTGCTCTCGCTGCCGGAAACGGAAGACTCCCACGGCCAGGCCCGGAGGCTGCTGAGGCGCCTGGGGCGGGACTAGCTATTTCCCGACCAGCCGCAGGGCACGCTCCACGACGGCGTCCACCGTGAAGCCCAATTTCCCGAACACCGTGTCGCCGGGGGCGGAAGCCCCGAAGCGGTCCAGGGCGAGGATGTCCCCCGCGTCCCCCACGTACCTGTGCCACCCCTGGGAGATCCCGGCCTCCACGGCGAGTCGGGCGCGCACCGCGCGGGGGAGCACCTCCTCGCGGTACTCCCCGGGCTGGGCGTCGAACAGCTCCCAGCTCGGCATCGACACCGCGCGCACCGCTATCCCCTTCTGTTCGAGCCTCAGCTGCGCCTCCACCACCAGCCCCACCTCCGAACCGCTGGCGATCAGGATCAGCTCCGGGCGCCCCCCCTTCGCGTCGGCCAGCACGTACGCCCCCCGGGCCAGGAGCGAAGCCGGGGCGTAGAGCGCGCGGTCCAGGACCGGCGTGTCCTGCCGGGTGAGGACCAGCGCGACGGGGCGGCGGCGGTTTTCCACCGCCACGCGCCAGGCTTCGGCCGTCTCGTTGGCGTCCGAGGGGCGGATCACGCAGAGGCCCGGGATGGCCCGCAGCGCGGCCAGGTGCTCCACCGGCTGGTGGGTAGGACCGTCCTCGCCGACGCCGACGCTGTCGTGGGTGAAGACGAAGACGACGCCCAGTTCCATCAGGGCAGCCAGCCGCATCGGCGGGCGCATGTAATCGGAAAAGACGAAGAAGGTGGCCGTGTAGGGGATCACTCCCCCGTGGGCCGCCATGCCGACGGCCGCCGCTCCCATGGCGTGTTCGCGCACGCCGAAGTGGATGTTGCGCCCCTCGTACCCCCACGGGCCGCCCACCTCCCCCTGGAGGTTATCCGGCCGGCTGCCGGGGGCCCCGAAATCCCCCCCGTCCTTGATGACGGTCTTCGTCGAGGGGTTCAGGTCGGCCGACCCCCCGAAGAGGGCCGGCAGCACGGGGGCGATGGCGTTGATCACCTTGCCCGAAGCCGCCCGCGTCGCCATCCCCTTCGGGTCGGCGGCGAAGACGGGGAGGCTCCGCTCCCACCCGGCGGGCCTTTCGCCCCTCATCGCCCTCTCGAACTCGCGCGCTTCCGCGGGGAATTCGGCCGCGTAGGCCGCCATCCGCCGGCGCCACCCGGCCTCGGCCTCCCGGCCCGCATCGGCCGACCGGCGGAAAAACTGGACCGCCTCCCCGGGCAGGTAAAACGGGGGCTCCTCGGGCCAGCCGAGCGCCCGCTTGGTCCGCTTCACCTCCTCGGCCCCGAGGGGGGAACCGTGCGACTCGAAGGACCCCTGCTTGGCGGGGGACCCGTACCCGATCTCCGTCCGGACCAGGACCAGGGAGGGACGCGCGGTTTCGGCCTTCGCCGCCGCGAGCGCCGCGGAGATCGCCTCCAGGTCGTTCCCGTCTTCGACCCTCACCGTGTGCCAGCCGTAGGCTTCGAAGCGCGCGGCCCGGTCCTCGCCGAAGGAAAGGTTGGTCGTGCCCGCCAGGCAGACGCGGTTGTCGTCGTAGAGGCAGACGAGCTTGCCGAGCCGGAGGGTGCCGGCGAGCGAGGCCGCCTCGGCCGCCACCCCCTCCATGAGGTCGCCGTCCCCCGCCAGGACCCAGGTGTGGTGGTCGACGATATCGTGCCCCGGGCGGTTGAAGCGCGCCGCCAGGTGGGCTTCCGCCATCGCCATCCCCACCCCGTTGGCCAGCCCCTGTCCCAGGGGCCCGGTCGTCACCTCCACCCCCGGGGCGTGGCCCCGCTCGGGATGACCCGGGGTCCGGCTCCCCCACTGCCGGAAATTCTCGATCTCCGCGAGCGGGAGGTCGTAGCCGGTCAGGTGCAGCAGGCTGTAGAGCAGCATCGACCCGTGCCCGGCGCTGAGCACGAAGCGGTCGCGGTCCCACCACCCGGGGTCGGCCGGGTTGTGCCTGAGGAACCGGGTCCAGAGGACGTAGGCCATCGGGGCGGCGCCGAGGGGCAGCCCCGGGTGGCCGCTGTTGGCCTTCTGGACCGCGTCGATCGAAAGGGCCCGGATGGAATTCACGCACATCCGGTCCAGCGTGGAGGATGAGGATGCCGCCGGCATGTCAGGACTCATGAACATTCTCCAAAATTTGACGGGGGAAACCGCAAGAACGCGCCAAGAGCCAAATGTAGATGGCGCCGCCGCGGATGTCAAACCAAACCACGCCGGCGCCGGGCGCGGAAAATCGCCCTCCGGCCGCAAACGCCCTGCAATTTCCCCGGCCGGGACGCTATAATGCGGCTTCGCGAGGAGATCGAATATGCGAGTTGTGCTCGGGGCAGACCATGCCGGATTTGAGCTGAAACAGACCCTGCTGGCCCACGTCCGGTCGATGGGGCACGAGGTGATCGACGCCGGCACCGACGGCGCCGAGCCGGTGGATTACCCCGACATCGCCGAGGCGGTCGGAACGGCCGTCGTCGGGGGGGAGGCGGAACGCGGCATCCTGATCTGCGGCAGCGGGGTCGGCGCCGTGGTCGCCGTCAACAAGATCCCGGGGATCCGGGCCGGCGTCTGCCACGACTGCTACTCCGCCCACCAGGGGGTGGAGCACGACGACATGAACGTCCTGGTGCTGGGGGCCCGCATCATCGCCTCCGCCCTGGCCCAGGACATCGTCTGGCTCTACCTGGGCGCCGAATTCAGCCGCGAGGAACGGCACCTGCGCCGGGTCGGGAAGATCCGGGAGCTGGAGAACCGGTTCTCCCGCACCCCCCCGGGATAGCCGCTCTTACCCCTCCCGGGCCGCCGGCGTGAATTTCACGTCCCACTCGTGGACTTCCAGGCTGCGCGCGCCCGAGGCCACGTAAGGGTCGCCCGCGGCGGTCTTTTCGGCCTCCGCGAGCGAGGGGGCCACGTAGATCACCAGCCCGCCGCTGTTGTCGAGGAATTTCCCCCGGGCGAAGATCTCCCCGCTCTTCTCCCTTTCGGCCAGGAAAGCGACATGCTGCTCGCGGAAAGTCCGGTTCTTTTCGGGGTCCTTCATCATCAGAAGCGCTGCGAAATATTTCATGGCATTCTCTCCAGATTCCCATTATTTATTATATCCGGCATTCCAGGCCGGAACGCCGGAGGATACTATAAGGGAACACCGGCCGGCGGAGAATGCAAAAATCCTTGGGGGCGAAAAAGACCATGGCGGCAGACACCCGTAGAAAATCCCGCTCGCTGAAGTGGGCCCTCCCGGCCGCGGCCCTCCTCGTTGCCATCGTCGCGGCGCTTCCGTTTCTCATCGACGCCGACCGGTTCCGGCCCCAGGTCGAATCGAGGCTGTCGGAGGCGCTCGGCCGGCGGGTCCGGATGGGCGCCATCCGCCTTTCCCTGCTGTCGGGCAGGCTGGCGGTGGAGGGCCTCGAGATCGGGGAGGATCCCGCATTCGGCACGGCCCCCTTCGTGACCGCCCGTTCGCTCAAAATCGGCGTCCGGATGCGCCCCCTCCTCTTCTCCCGGCAGGTGCGGATCACGGGCATCACCCTGGACAGGCCGGAGATCCGCCTCATCGGCCGCCCCGACGGGAGCTGGAATTTCTCCAGCCTGGGCGCCGGAGAGCCCACGCGGACGGAGGAAACCGGGGAGGGCGCGGCGCCGGACGTTTTCATCCGGCGGCTCCGGGTCTCCGACGGCCGGGTCACCGTCATCGAGGGGGAGGAGAAGCCGTCGGTCTACGACTCCGTGAACCTCGCCGCCGACAACCTTTCCCATGCCGCCGCCTTCCCCTTCACCCTGACCGCCGCCCTCCCCGGAGGCGGCGACGTACGCCTGGAAGGGACGGCCGGACCGCTCGGCGGGGAGGACACCCTGCAGACGCCGTTCGCGGCAGAGCTGACCGCCCGGGATTTCGACCTGGTCGCATCGGGCTTCGTCCGCGAGGGTTCGGGGATTTCCGGGCTCCTCGATTTCAGCGGGACCGCCTCCTCGGACGGCCGCATGCTCGAAAGCGCGGGCAGCGCCACGGCCGAAAGGCTCCAGGTGGCCCCCGGAGGGAGGCCGGCCGGCAGCCCGGTCTCGCTCGATTACCGCCTCAATTACGACCTGGAGGTGCGCCGGGGGGCGATGGAGGAGGTGCGGATCGGCCTTGGCACCGCGGCAGCCACCCTGGCCGGGAGCTTTGACGCCAGGGGGGAGACGCCCGACCTCAACCTGAGACTGGACGGGGCCGCCATGCCGGTGGGAGAGCTCGGGGAGTTTCTCCCCGCCTTCGGCGTGACGCTCCCCAGGGGGGCGACCCTCAAAGGGGGCACCCTCGACGCGAAGCTGACGGCCGAAGGCCCGCTCGACGCCCCCGTCATCCGGGGAACGGCCGAAATGGCCGGGACCCGCCTGGAGGGATTCGATCTTTCGGGCAGGCTGGCGGTGGTCGCCCGCCTGGCGGGCCTCCAGCCCGGTGAGCATACCGAGATCGAGACTCTCTCCACCGCCTTCGAGATGACGCCCGAGGGGATCCGGGTCGAGCGGCTGCTGCTGGTGGTACCGGCGCTGGGAACCCTCTCGGGCGCCGGGAGGATCTCGCCCGAGCAGGCGCTCGACTTCGCCATGCGGGCGGCGATCGAACCGGGGGGGACGCTCGGCGCCGGCCTGGGCCGGCTGGTGAAGGGGGGAAAGCTCGACATCCCCTTTTTCGTCCGCGGGAACGCGTCCGACCCCGCCTTCGTCCTCGACCCCCGCGGGGCGCGCGGTCTCCTGGATAGCGTCCTGGGGGGCGGCGACGGGGAAGCTGCGGGGGGGGACGCGGGGAAGGGGCTGGAGGACACCCTCCGCAGCATATTCAAATAGAAGGCCTGACAAGGAAGGCCTGACAGGGGCACGGAAGGAACATACCTGAAACAGCGGAGGAATGACGCATGAAGTTGCGCACAGCCATCATCGCGGTTCTGTGCCTGGGCCTCGCCTGCGGCGCCGGCATCCCGGGCACCCAGGCCCATGCGCAGGGGAAGGGCGCGGTGGAGATGCCCGAGATCACCGTGCTCAGCCCGATGGGCACCCCGCCCCCGATCACCCTGAAAGCCCAGGCCCCGCGCCTGGACACGCTCGACGGCAAGACCCTCTACCTGGTCAACACCGGTTTCGTCGGCACCGAGCGCCTGATGGAAGTCATGACGGAGTGGTTCGCGGCCAACCATCCCAGGACCACCATCGTCAACAAGCGGAATCCTTCCATGGATGTCCCCGACAAGGCCCTGTGGGCCGAGATCCAGGAAAAGGCGGACGCCGTCATCATCGGCCTGGGACATTGAAGCGTCTGCGCCCCCGGGGCGGTCCGCCTCAGCATAGACATCGAACACGGCTTCAGGAAACCCTCGATCCCCCTCATCCTCTCCGATTTCCACAAGCAGGAGGTCGAGGTCGCCCTCAACGCCGGCATGCCCAACCTCCGGATCCAGTATTTCCGCGGACCGGTCTGGGGCAAGACCAACGACCAGCTCCGCAAGCAGATCGTCGAGGGGAACAACCCGATCACGGGCGGGCGCGTCATGCAGGAAATCATCGGCCACCTCACCCGGCCCCTGACGGCGGAGGAAAAGAAGACGGGGCGGCTCGACCCCGGGCGGGGACCGGCCACCTTCACCGGCACCCCGGATGAGCTGCAGCAGCTGTTCCTCGAGAAGCGGATGACCGATTTCCTGCCCGTCACCCTGCCGACCGGGGACAAGGTCGAGGAGATGCTCAAGGCCACCAGCCACGAGCCGGACGAGATCCTGGGCAAAATGAACCCCGGGTCGGAAGCGGGCGACGTCTGGACCTACACCGTCCGCGACGCCGCGGTCAACGCGGTCATGGCGGGCGCCAGGCCGGAGCATTTCCCCGTCATCCTGGCGCTCGGGTCGACCGGCATGACGCCGGTGAACGTGTCCGACAACGGCTTCATGGCGGGCGCCGTCATCAACGGCGCGATCCGCGAGGAGATCGGGCTGAACTCCGACATCGGCGCCGTGGGACCCTACGCCCACGCCAACACGGTGATCGGGAGGGCCTGGAGCCTGCTGGCCATCAACGGCGGCAACTGCGGCAAGGTGGGGACCACCTACATGGGCACGGTGGGCAACCCCGTAAACCTGGCCAACATCATCATCGCCGAAAACGAGGAGAACTCCCCCTTCGAACCGCTCGCGGTGAGGCGCGGTTTCCGGAAGGGGGAAAACATCATCACCCTGTTCATGGGCTGGGGCATCCTCTCCGCCAAGAACTGGAAGGCCAACGTCTGGGGCTCCACCATGAACTACCCCCAGATCATCAAGGACATCTACGCCCAGCAGGACCCGATGTTCGGCACCATCGCGGTGCTGAGCCCGCCGATCGCCAACTTCGTCAGGGACGCCGGCTACGACACGGTGGAGGAGTTCACCGAGTTCGTGACCGACGCCGGGGCGGCCAAGCCGAAGCCGGAGTTCGGCGGATTCGGCATGAGGGGCGGCGGCTTCACGGTCGTCGTCACCGGCGCGTCGAACAACAACTACTTCATGATGGGCGGCATGGTGCCGACCGTGTCGGTCAAGATCGACGACTGGCGGTAAGCACGAAGGAGAGAGAGTGGCGCAACAGTACGTGTACGTGATGAAGGACCTGCGCAAGGTCTATCCCCCGAACCGCGAGGTTCTGAAGAACATCTGGCTGTCGTTCCTGCCCGGGGCCAAGATCGGGCTGATCGGCTCCAACGGCGCCGGCAAGAGCACCCTCCTGAAGATCATGGCCGGCGTGGTCAAGGACTTCCTCGGGGAGGCCTGGCCGGCCGAAGGGGTGCGGGTGGGGTACCTGCCGCAGGAACCGGAGCTCGACCCGGCCAAAACCGTCCTCGGCAACGTCGAGGAGGGGGTGCGCCCGGTGCACGATCTCCTCGAGGCGTTCGACCGCATCAACGCGCGCTTCGGCGAGGAGCTCTCCCCCGAGGAGATGGACAGGCTGATGGCCGAGCAGGGGCGGGTGCAGGACGCCATCGACGCCTGCAACGGCTGGGAGATCGACCGCACCCTCGAGATCGCCATGGACGCGCTGCGCCTCCCCCCGGGGGACGCCGACGTCACCACGCTTTCGGGTGGGGAGCGCCGCCGCGTGGCCCTCTGCCGGCTGCTGCTCGAGCGCCCCGACCTGCTCCTGCTCGACGAACCGACCAACCACCTCGACGCGGAATCGGTCGCCTGGCTCGAACGGTTCCTCAAGGAGTATCCCGGGACCGTGGTCGCCATCACGCACGACCGCTACTTCCTCGACAATGTGGCCGGGTGGATCCTGGAACTGGACCGGGGCGCGGGGATCCCCTGGGAGGGGAACTACACCTCCTGGCTCGACCAGAAGCGGGCGCGCCTCGAGGCGGAGGAAAAGCAGGAGTCGGCCCGCCGCCGCACCCTCCAGCGGGAGCTCGAGTGGGTCCACATGTCCCCGCGCGCCCGGCAGGCCAAGGGAAAGGCGCGCCTCAACGCCTACGAGCAGCTGCTGGCGGAGGAAATGGCCGCCGAGAAGAGGGCCCAGGCCACCGACCTCCACATCCCGCCGGGGCCGAGGCTGGGCGACCTGGTGGTCGAGGCCAAAGGCCTGCGCAAGGGCTTCGGGGACAGGCTCCTGATCGACGACCTCTCCTTCCGGCTCCCCCCCGGGGGGATCGTGGGCGTCATCGGCGCCAACGGCGCCGGCAAGACCACCCTTTTCCGCATGATCACCGGCGAGGAGACACCGGACGCGGGGGAGCTGCGGATCGGGGAATCGGTCCGGATCGCCTATGTCGACCAGAGCCGCGACGCGCTGCGGGGGGAGCGCCAGGTCTGGGAGGAGATCGGCGACGGCCGCGATATCCTCACGCTGGGCAAACGGGAGGTCCCCGCCCGCTCCTACGCCGCGGCCTTCAACTTCAAGGGGTCGGACCAGCAGAAACTGGTCCGGGACCTCTCCGGCGGGGAGCGCAACCGGGTCCACCTGGCGAAGGTCCTGAAAAGCGGCGGGAACCTCCTGCTCCTCGACGAGCCGACCAACGACCTGGACGTGGACACCCTCCGCTCGCTCGAGGACGCGCTCCTCTCCTTCGCCGGCTGCGCCGTCGTCATCAGCCACGACCGCTGGTTCCTGGACCGGATCGCCACCCACATCCTGGCCTTCGAGGGGGATTCCGGGGTGGTCTGGTTCGAGGGGAACTACCAGGACTACGAGGCGGACCGCCGGCGCCGCCTCGGGGCCCAGGCGGACCAGCCCCACCGCATCCGCTACAAGCCCCTGGTCAGGGGATGAGGGGGGTGAGCAGCCGGATGACCAGCCGGCCGTCCGGCTGCCGGGAGACATCGATCCCGCCGATCCGGTCTTCCACCGCCTCCCGCCCGACGCTCCGGATCCCGTCCCCCTCCAGCCAGTAGATGCGGGTGAGGGGGAGCATGGCGACGCGGGGAAGGAGGGCGGCCACCCGCTCCCTCCTTTTCCTGCTGCGGCGCCGGCAGGCGTCCCGCAGCGCCCCGACGAGCGGCAGCCCGGCGGAGCGCCCCGCGCCCGCCCCGGACCGGATGATCGGGGGGAGGACGTTCTCGTCCCCCTGCGTGTAGCGGACCAGGTCCTCCACGATCCCCGGGATCCGCGGCTCCCAGCCGCCGTCGGCGATTTTCCTGCGGTAGGCGCGGACGATCTGCTGGAACCCGAGCAGCTGGCGTTTCCCCTTCAACCAGGCGACCTCCGACAGGTCGAACAGGAGCAGGCTGAACTCGTCCAGGATCTCCGCCGCCGTCCCTTCGTCCAGGCCCGCTTCCCCGAGGAAATCGGGGAGCATCCGCCTCTCGAACAGGACCATCCGGACCTCGATGTCGCGCACGGGGCCTTCCACGATCTTTTCAAACATCCTCCGGCTGTCGCCGACGAACGCATCCAGCCTGCCGAGGTCCGCGCCGGGCGCCCCCTTCACCTTTTCGTAGAGGGTCCGCCCGAGGAACTCCTCCAGCCGCCCGAGCAGCCGCTCCCGGTTTTCCCGCCGGCCGGGATCGGCCAGGCCGAAGATTTCGAGCAGGCTCTTGTTGAACTCCTCCAGGATCTTCAGCTTGTGTTCCCCCGGGAGGCTGCTCGATTCCATGAACATCAGCAATGAATTCCAGTTCCGGCAGATCTCCTCGATCCGCCCCTTCGGTTTCCGGCCCATCAGGGTGCGGCGGTTCTGGATCTTGTCGCACGCCTTGGCCAGCGGGACGATGGCCCGGAGCCACTCGAACGTTTCCATGTCGGGCAGGATACGGTCCCCCGCGGTCAGGCACCCGGCGACGTAGCGGAGGTAATCGATCTCCCCGAGCGGCTGCGGGCGCTCCCCGGCCCCCTCCTCCTCCGGCCTGGTGAGGATTTCGAGCGCCTTGAGGATCCGTCCCCGGACGTCGTCCTTGCGGAACGCGGCCCGGATATCGTCCATGCTCGTGTCCGTATCCTCCAGGACATCGTGCAGCAGGAGCGTGACCAGGACGATCGCGTCGGTGACGCCGAAGACCTCCACCATGATCCGCGCCACCCGGATCGGGTGCTCGATGAACTTCCGGCGCACGTCCCCCACGGGCACCGTTTTCAGCTGCCGGCGGGAATCGCCGTCGTGGGAGCGGTAGGCGACCTTGTAGCCCTTCAGGAGCAGGGCCATGTCCGCCGACGACAGCGCCTTGCCCGAGGCCGTCTCGACCAGGCGCAGGAGCTGGTTGACCTGGTCGTTGATGTGGATGTGGTCTTCCTTGATGATGCGGAATTTTTCGAAATACTCCAGGTGCTGTTCGAGCATCCTCCTTTCCTCTTCATCGAGGCGCCCCCCCTCCGCCTCGATCCAGCCGACGAGCAGGTCGAAGAGCTCCCCGAAAGGGGTGCCGAACGGTTTTCCCCGGCGGATCCGGCCGAAGATCTCCCGGTAGCGCATGAAATCCCGGTAGCGGGAGGGGGAACTGCGCACCGCCAGGACCAGGTTCATGTAGTCGTAGGCCATCCAGACCCGCATCAGCGTCTCCCGCGGAATGCGCGCCATGTCCGGCCGGACGGCG includes these proteins:
- the tkt gene encoding transketolase, with product MSPDMPAASSSSTLDRMCVNSIRALSIDAVQKANSGHPGLPLGAAPMAYVLWTRFLRHNPADPGWWDRDRFVLSAGHGSMLLYSLLHLTGYDLPLAEIENFRQWGSRTPGHPERGHAPGVEVTTGPLGQGLANGVGMAMAEAHLAARFNRPGHDIVDHHTWVLAGDGDLMEGVAAEAASLAGTLRLGKLVCLYDDNRVCLAGTTNLSFGEDRAARFEAYGWHTVRVEDGNDLEAISAALAAAKAETARPSLVLVRTEIGYGSPAKQGSFESHGSPLGAEEVKRTKRALGWPEEPPFYLPGEAVQFFRRSADAGREAEAGWRRRMAAYAAEFPAEAREFERAMRGERPAGWERSLPVFAADPKGMATRAASGKVINAIAPVLPALFGGSADLNPSTKTVIKDGGDFGAPGSRPDNLQGEVGGPWGYEGRNIHFGVREHAMGAAAVGMAAHGGVIPYTATFFVFSDYMRPPMRLAALMELGVVFVFTHDSVGVGEDGPTHQPVEHLAALRAIPGLCVIRPSDANETAEAWRVAVENRRRPVALVLTRQDTPVLDRALYAPASLLARGAYVLADAKGGRPELILIASGSEVGLVVEAQLRLEQKGIAVRAVSMPSWELFDAQPGEYREEVLPRAVRARLAVEAGISQGWHRYVGDAGDILALDRFGASAPGDTVFGKLGFTVDAVVERALRLVGK
- the rpiB gene encoding ribose 5-phosphate isomerase B; the encoded protein is MRVVLGADHAGFELKQTLLAHVRSMGHEVIDAGTDGAEPVDYPDIAEAVGTAVVGGEAERGILICGSGVGAVVAVNKIPGIRAGVCHDCYSAHQGVEHDDMNVLVLGARIIASALAQDIVWLYLGAEFSREERHLRRVGKIRELENRFSRTPPG
- a CDS encoding AsmA family protein — encoded protein: MAADTRRKSRSLKWALPAAALLVAIVAALPFLIDADRFRPQVESRLSEALGRRVRMGAIRLSLLSGRLAVEGLEIGEDPAFGTAPFVTARSLKIGVRMRPLLFSRQVRITGITLDRPEIRLIGRPDGSWNFSSLGAGEPTRTEETGEGAAPDVFIRRLRVSDGRVTVIEGEEKPSVYDSVNLAADNLSHAAAFPFTLTAALPGGGDVRLEGTAGPLGGEDTLQTPFAAELTARDFDLVASGFVREGSGISGLLDFSGTASSDGRMLESAGSATAERLQVAPGGRPAGSPVSLDYRLNYDLEVRRGAMEEVRIGLGTAAATLAGSFDARGETPDLNLRLDGAAMPVGELGEFLPAFGVTLPRGATLKGGTLDAKLTAEGPLDAPVIRGTAEMAGTRLEGFDLSGRLAVVARLAGLQPGEHTEIETLSTAFEMTPEGIRVERLLLVVPALGTLSGAGRISPEQALDFAMRAAIEPGGTLGAGLGRLVKGGKLDIPFFVRGNASDPAFVLDPRGARGLLDSVLGGGDGEAAGGDAGKGLEDTLRSIFK
- the ettA gene encoding energy-dependent translational throttle protein EttA, with protein sequence MAQQYVYVMKDLRKVYPPNREVLKNIWLSFLPGAKIGLIGSNGAGKSTLLKIMAGVVKDFLGEAWPAEGVRVGYLPQEPELDPAKTVLGNVEEGVRPVHDLLEAFDRINARFGEELSPEEMDRLMAEQGRVQDAIDACNGWEIDRTLEIAMDALRLPPGDADVTTLSGGERRRVALCRLLLERPDLLLLDEPTNHLDAESVAWLERFLKEYPGTVVAITHDRYFLDNVAGWILELDRGAGIPWEGNYTSWLDQKRARLEAEEKQESARRRTLQRELEWVHMSPRARQAKGKARLNAYEQLLAEEMAAEKRAQATDLHIPPGPRLGDLVVEAKGLRKGFGDRLLIDDLSFRLPPGGIVGVIGANGAGKTTLFRMITGEETPDAGELRIGESVRIAYVDQSRDALRGERQVWEEIGDGRDILTLGKREVPARSYAAAFNFKGSDQQKLVRDLSGGERNRVHLAKVLKSGGNLLLLDEPTNDLDVDTLRSLEDALLSFAGCAVVISHDRWFLDRIATHILAFEGDSGVVWFEGNYQDYEADRRRRLGAQADQPHRIRYKPLVRG